One part of the Amphiura filiformis chromosome 5, Afil_fr2py, whole genome shotgun sequence genome encodes these proteins:
- the LOC140152510 gene encoding follicle-stimulating hormone receptor-like — protein MDDLYILDLSWNQLQYLPKHAFAGVTITSLDLGYNPLRKLDEDVFVGLKGLTEIILRNTLITYLPTNGLKYITTLDLQQTYTLKKFPPVFRFERIETAKLYYFSHCCAFNYLVEQNPDYTKLHKIRTEELSTECPVSTVTPSPSVGLLGNSYPSSQNYGYDMDDSYPSMWAAINDTQAPSSATHMQSDESKQSNVDQSMPGLGQNEPIDQSRSHNVTGSPCNPFVEKDYSAVKCTPKPDAFNPCSDVMGYIFLRIVVWFIAMTALIGNFIVLLVLLAYRSKMTVPKFLMCNLSFADLCMGVYLLMVASVDLHTLREYFNYAISWQHEAGCKLAGFISIFSSELSVFSLTVLTIERWYTIIYAIDLNKRIRLRQAAKIIIGAWLFAILIAALPMLGVGSYGVTSMCIPFYIGEDTSAISYAYVLFILLFNALAFLIICACYIKMYLTVHNPHTVMQRKDSKVAKRMAVLIFTDFACWAPIAIFGLSAAFGKPLLTVNQSKVLIVLFYPINSCANPFLYAIFTKAFRRDFFVMLAKHGMFEKQAMKYRGAHSDHRSYSQAHSYTSREGQNKCHYRSSSSTQITNDARSSVAVFEKDTIHDIDSPDGKTTKPSHITIPLMPLKDRNHSQHSLSPSDHPCEERKPPAQTPTPETANESANNNNKQPLMKKLSAVLHVDYTISDLDTVPEERCSSPDNPEIYLEVPNVQGQSFIRAPDAHDYLDDDDDFYEDAMAEDLKELENERKNSKTDSGIQSNTTTPTDKADQQIVNKTRVLELLNKESDQGTETTL, from the coding sequence AATACTAAGAAATACATTAATAACCTACCTACCAACAAATGGATTGAAGTACATAACGACACTGGATCTTCAGCAGACATATACCCTGAAAAAGTTCCCACCTGTGTTTCGGTTTGAACGCATTGAAACAGCCAAGCTTTACTACTTCAGTCACTGCTGTGCCTTTAACTACCTTGTGGAACAGAATCCAGATTATACCAAATTACACAAAATTAGAACAGAAGAACTATCAACTGAGTGTCCAGTTAGTACAGTTACACCATCACCAAGTGTGGGGTTGCTAGGCAACAGTTACCCAAGCAGCCAAAATTATGGCTATGATATGGATGATTCATATCCTTCCATGTGGGCTGCCATTAATGATACTCAAGCACCATCTAGTGCAACCCACATGCAGTCTGATGAATCAAAACAATCTAATGTGGATCAATCCATGCCAGGACTTGGCCAAAATGAACCAATTGATCAAAGTAGAAGTCATAACGTCACTGGATCACCTTGTAACCCATTTGTAGAGAAGGACTATTCCGCTGTAAAATGTACCCCCAAACCTGATGCATTTAATCCATGCTCCGATGTCATGGGCTATATATTCCTTCGTATTGTTGTCTGGTTTATTGCAATGACGGCTTTAATAGGAAACTTTATTGTTCTTTTGGTTTTATTGGCTTACCGAAGCAAAATGACTGTGCCCAAATTCCTCATGTGTAATTTATCTTTTGCAGATTTGTGTATGGGTGTATACTTGCTTATGGTGGCATCTGTAGATCTACATACATTGCGTGAATATTTCAACTACGCTATATCGTGGCAACATGAAGCCGGCTGTAAACTTGCAGGTTTCATCTCCATTTTTTCAAGTGAACTTTCTGTATTTTCCCTTACTGTTCTTACCATAGAACGTTGGTATACCATCATTTATGCTATTGACTTAAATAAACGCATTAGACTGAGACAGGCTGCCAAAATAATCATCGGTGCTTGGCTGTTTGCTATTTTGATTGCTGCATTACCAATGCTTGGCGTAGGTAGCTATGGCGTTACTAGTATGTGCATTCCATTTTATATTGGAGAGGACACTTCTGCCATTAGTTATGCCTATGTGTTATTCATCTTACTGTTTAATGCACTAGCATTCTTGATCATCTGTGCCTGTTACATCAAAATGTACCTTACAGTGCATAATccacatacagtcatgcagcgtaaaGACTCAAAAGTTGCCAAACGTATGGCAGTGCTTATATTCACAGACTTTGCTTGTTGGGCACCAATAGCTATCTTTGGTCTATCAGCAGCTTTTGGGAAGCCTCTACTAACAGTAAATCAGTCCAAAGTATTAATTGTCTTGTTCTATCCCATCAATTCTTGTGCAAATCCATTCCTCTATGCTATCTTCACTAAAGCATTCCGTCGTGATTTCTTTGTGATGCTAGCCAAACATGGAATGTTTGAGAAGCAGGCCATGAAATACCGTGGAGCACACAGTGATCACCGCTCTTATTCACAAGCTCATTCATACACGTCTCGTGAAGGCCAAAATAAATGTCACTACAGAAGCTCATCATCTACCCAAATTACAAATGATGCAAGATCATCAGTAGCTGTGTTTGAAAAAGACACTATTCATGATATTGATAGTCCTGATGGTAAAACCACCAAACCAAGTCATATTACCATACCCCTGATGCCTCTTAAAGATCGGAATCACAGCCAGCATAGTCTCAGTCCATCAGACCATCCATGTGAAGAAAGAAAACCACCAGCCCAAACACCAACACCAGAAACAGCTAATGAATCAGctaataacaacaataaacaaCCCTTGATGAAAAAACTAAGTGCTGTCTTACATGTGGATTACACAATCAGTGATTTGGATACAGTTCCAGAAGAGCGATGCAGCAGCCCAGATAATCCTGAAATATACCTTGAAGTTCCCAATGTACAAGGACAATCATTTATCAGAGCACCGGATGCTCACGATtatttagatgatgatgatgatttttatGAAGATGCAATGGCAGAGGATCTGAAAGAATTGGAAAATGAAAGGAAAAATAGCAAGACTGACAGTGGTATACAATCAAATACTACAACTCCAACAGATAAAGCTGATCAGCAGATTGTCAACAAAACAAGGGTGCTGGAATTGTTAAACAAGGAATCTGACCAGGGAACAGAGACAACTCTGTAA